In Phoenix dactylifera cultivar Barhee BC4 chromosome 11, palm_55x_up_171113_PBpolish2nd_filt_p, whole genome shotgun sequence, the following are encoded in one genomic region:
- the LOC103709003 gene encoding neutral ceramidase-like: MGLFLLSYSHAHTAFASIWFWLLLVLFFHNCRETLSDSTYLIGLGSYDITGPAADVNMMGYANAEQIASGIHFRLQARSFIVAEPGGNRVVFVNLDACMASQLVTIKVIERLKSRYGGIYNEQNVVISGIHTHAGPGGYLQYIVYIVTSLGFVRQSFDVIVDGIEKSIVQAHENLRPGNIFVNKGELLDAGANRSPSAYLNNPASERNQYKYDVDKEMTLLKFVDDEYGPVGSFNWFATHGTSMSRTNSLISGDNKGAAARFMEDWAGQKGFPKGINSIYHDAFGVGSKLKRRVSSIIPQPHENLNELQQLASSFQASGGRRLASSLSVGQRVRSGQGSKPKFVSAFCQSNCGDVSPNVLGTFCIDTGLPCDFNHSTCNGKNELCYGRGPGYPDEFESTRIIGERQFIKAMDLFNTASEQVKGKVEYRHTYLDFSQLEVNLPSSGGGQEVVKTCPAAMGFSFAAGTTDGPGAFDFKQGDDEGNLFWKLVRNLLKTPTKEQIECQKPKPILLDTGDMKQPYDWAPSILPIQIIQIGQVVILCVPGEFTTMAGRRLRDAVQTLLTSGGTGEFGSNIHMVIAGLSNTYSQYVTTFEEYQIQRYEGASTLYGPHTLSAYIQEFKKLASALVSGQNVQPGPQPPDLLDKQISLLPGVVVDTTPIGVKFGDVSADVPENSTFKPGDMVTATFWSACPRNDLLTDGTFALVEILDGSNTWFPAYDDDDLCLRFKWSRPSKLSSRSYATIEWRIPETVISGIYRLRHFGASKSLFGSIKHFTGTSHAFVVL; the protein is encoded by the exons ATGGGGCTATTTCTTCTTTCCTACAGCCATGCTCACACTGCATTTGCAAGCATTTGGTTTTGGCTTCTGCTAGTACTCTTTTTTCATAACTGCAGAGAAACTCTCTCGGATTCAACATACTTGATCGGGCTTGGGAGCTATGACATAACAGGACCTGCAGCTGATGTCAACATGATGGGGTATGCTAATGCCGAGCAGATTGCatctggaattcatttcaggcTACAGGCCCGCTCTTTCATTGTTGCTGAGCCTGGGGGGAACCGTGTGGTGTTTGTGAATCTTGACGCTTGCATGGCATCTCAACTTGTCACCATCAAAGTGATTGAAAGACTAAAGTCGAG GTATGGAGGCATTTATAATGAACAAAATGTTGTCATCAGTGGCATTCATACTCATGCTGGACCTGGGGGTTATCTTCAATATATTGTGTATATTGTAACATCTCTTGGATTTGTAAGGCAATCATTTGATGTCATTGTTGATGGCATTGAGAAAAGCATTGTACAAGCTCATGAAAACCTCCGACCTGGAAATATCTTTGTGAATAAAG GAGAGCTCCTGGATGCTGGTGCCAATCGCAGTCCTAGTGCCTACCTAAACAATCCTGCTTCAGAGCGCAACCAGTACAAGTATGATGTTGATAAAGAAATGACTCTGCTGAAGTTTGTAGATGATGAATATGGTCCAGTTGGAAGTTTTAACTGGTTTGCAACTCATGGAACTTCCATGAGTCGCACCAACTCCTTGATAAGTGGAGACAACAAAGGTGCTGCTGCACGTTTCATGGAGGACTGGGCTGGACAAAAGGGTTTCCCTAAAGGAATCAACAGCATATACCACGATGCTTTTGGGGTTGGTAGCAAACTAAAGCGAAGAGTCTCAAGCATAATTCCTCAGCCACATGAGAACT TGAATGAGTTACAGCAGCTAGCATCCTCCTTCCAGGCATCAGGTGGAAGGCGATTAGCAAGTTCTTTGAGTGTCGGACAGCGTGTCCGGAGTGGTCAGGGTAGCAAACCAAAATTTGTATCTGCcttttgtcaatcaaattgtGGAGATGTTAGTCCCAATGTGCTTGGAACATTCTGCATAGACACTGGACTCCCTTGTGATTTCAACCACAGTACCTGCAATGGGAAGAATGAACTCTGCTATGGCCGTGGCCCAGG ATACCCAGATGAGTTTGAAAGCACGCGCATTATCGGTGAAAGGCAATTCATCAAAGCTATGGATCTCTTCAACACAGCATCTGAGCAAGTAAAGGGGAAGGTTGAGTATCGCCACACTTACTTAGATTTCTCACAGCTTGAGGTTAACCTTCCTTCGAGTGGGGGAGGTCAGGAAGTGGTCAAAACATGCCCAGCAGCGATGGGGTTTTCTTTTGCTGCAGGAACCACTGATGGCCCTGGAGCATTTGATTTCAAGCAAGGGGATGATGAG GGTAATCTTTTCTGGAAATTGGTGAGGAACTTATTGAAAACACCAACTAAGGAGCAAATTGAATGTCAGAAGCCAAAGCCTATTTTACTTGATACTGGTGACATGAAGCAGCCATATGATTGGGCG CCTTCTATACTTCCAATCCAGATAATCCAAATAGGACAAGTGGTCATCCTGTGTGTACCTGGAG AATTCACAACAATGGCTGGGAGGCGTCTCCGAGATGCTGTGCAAACACTACTTACCAGTGGTGGCACCGGTGAATTTGGTAGCAATATTCACATGGTTATTGCTGGGTTGTCGAACACATACTCTCAATACGTGACCACCTTTGAAGAATACCAGATCCAAAGATATGAG GGAGCATCAACATTATATGGCCCACATACATTGAGTGCCTACATTCAGGAATTCAAGAAGCTTGCTTCTGCACTTGTCAGTGGTCAAAATGTCCAACCAGGCCCACAACCTCCAGATCTCTTGGACAAGCAAATCAGCTTGCTCCCTGGAGTTGTAGTGGATACAACTCCCATTGGTGTGAAGTTTGGGGATGTCAGTGCTGATGTTCCTGAGAATTCTACATTCAAGCCTGGCGACATGGTGACAGCCACTTTTTGGTCTGCTTGCCCTAGGAATGACCTCCTAACTGATGGTACATTTGCTCTTGTGGAGATCTTAGATGGTAGCAACACTTGGTTTCCTGcctatgatgatgatgatttgtgTCTGCGTTTCAAGTGGTCAAGGCCTTCAAAGCTTAGTTCTCGGAGCTATGCAACTATAGAGTGGAGGATCCCTGAAACAGTTATCTCGGGCATCTATAGGTTAAGGCATTTTGGTGCTTCGAAGAGCTTGTTTGGGTCGATCAAACATTTCACGGGCACTTCTCATGCCTTTGTCGTTCTCTAG